The segment AGCCGGCCAGCGCAGGATTATGGCTCGACCGTTTATCACTAATCGCCCGTTGCTATTTTCGGCAACCTAGCGAGAGCGCAAACGTACACGGCTAATTTGCACGCGGGCTGATTTTCGTGGCTGATGCACTACGGTGTTCACGACGACGCTGGGTGTAACCAGGGCCGGCGTGGCCAAAACGGTGGCCGGCGCGACAATGGTGGGCGTTGCCAGGACGGCCACGTTTGGTACCGCGTAACTTTGGACAGCGACGGTTGGCACAGTTTGAACGACAACCGGAGCCGCTTGTGCAACAACTGGCGCGACCTGCTGGTTGACATTGCAGGAAGCGGCGCTCATCGCTGCCTGGGGACAAGCTGCGGCGACTTTAGTCGCCAGGATGGATAACATTAACGCTGCGGCGAAACGAATGAACTTCATGGTGTGATACTCCTTTTGTAAAGGGCGAGGAATTGAAAAATTGAACGAGCTAATTCTTTTTGTCTGGTGAGTTATTGGAGGAGTCGATGGCCGGATTGCTTTGGGCAGTCAATTCGGTGATTACTGCATGGATTTCTTCCGTGGAAATTTGACTTCCTTTGGGCATACGGCCGGTGATTACCGCGCGAACGGCCTTGAGCCGGTCCGTGGGACTTAGCGTTTCGGGGTGTTCTAAAGAGAGATTGGCTTTTGGATTTTGTCCGCCGTGGCAGGAAGCGCAGTGTGTGACGGCAGCAGAGGAATTTTGCGGATCGGGAGATGAGGGACCTGCGACAGAAGGAGAGAATTGAGAGGCGGGGGGCGAAACGGCTGCCGATGGAATATCTATCGGAACCGGATTGATCGGCCGCGAAATCGGCATGGAGCCGTTAGTGGGATTCTCGTCTCCAGCTACTCGTCCTTGCACCTGCTGGTAGCTGTAAAAATACGGAGCAAAGGGGGCGACGGGGACACCAACCGGCACTGCGAATGGGACGACTACTTGAATTTCGTCGCCCTTGTTTGTCTTACAGTCGGCAGAGACTTGCGAAATGACGGCTGTTAGATAGATCAACAACGTGATCGCTAAGAGAGACATAGTTCGTTGCATGCTGTGGACTCCGTTTGAGTGCGAGTGCGAATTTCTCAATTTGAATTGCGTGTATTGCTGGTAATGACCTGCCGAAATGCTTCGGCTGCCAGAGCGGCTTCGGCGAAACTTGATTCCCATTGCCCGCGCAGCACGGAGCGATTTTCCAAGAGCAACAGAATCACGGGATCGCGAGTGGCAGCCAATGCTTGACGGAACTGCGTTAGATTGAGCCCGACTTCCAGGGCCGCTTGCTGGGGTGTCACTGGCAGGTAAGCATGCTCCCGAAACAGCGCGGCCAGCGACTGTGCGAGTTCCTCGGGCTTCATGCCTGCGGTGGCGCGGACGACAGCGTCGGCATAAGTTTGGCGATCGAACTCCATTTGGCGCTGCAAGCGCGGTTCATCGTAGAACTCGACGGCGCGCTGGACGATGGTGGGATCGGGACTGAACAAATCGACCCGGCCCGAGAGCAG is part of the Pirellulales bacterium genome and harbors:
- a CDS encoding cytochrome c, translating into MQRTMSLLAITLLIYLTAVISQVSADCKTNKGDEIQVVVPFAVPVGVPVAPFAPYFYSYQQVQGRVAGDENPTNGSMPISRPINPVPIDIPSAAVSPPASQFSPSVAGPSSPDPQNSSAAVTHCASCHGGQNPKANLSLEHPETLSPTDRLKAVRAVITGRMPKGSQISTEEIHAVITELTAQSNPAIDSSNNSPDKKN